The Actinosynnema mirum DSM 43827 genomic interval GCTCACGTTCCGGGCGGTCGACCAGCGGGCAGGCGTGCCCGCCGGCACCGCGTCGAACTACTTCGCCGGGCGCGCCGAGATCCTCACCGGGGCGGGCGAGCGGGTCTACCAGCGACTGCTCGACCAGGCCCTGCTGACCGAGACCCTGGACGGCCCGCGCGACCGGGCCCGCGTCACCGAGCTGACGCACGCCCTCGTCGACCGCGTCTCGGCCTTCCCGACCGGTTTCCTCGCCCTGCTGGAACTGCGCCTGGAAGCCGCCCGCAGCCCGGAGCTCCGCGAGGTCCTGACCGCCCGCGTCCGCGCCGACCTGCGCTTCAACGCCGAGCACCACGCGGCCTCCGGCCTGCCCGGCGACGGCACCACCGTGGCGCTGCTGTGGCTGGCCCTCAACTGGCTGGTCCTGGAACGCCTCACCCTCCCGGACCTGCTGACCGACGACCAGCGGCGCGACCTCGTCACGGCGCTGGTCGACCGGCTGCTCGCGGGGCAG includes:
- a CDS encoding TetR/AcrR family transcriptional regulator; translation: MARRNPERRAALLDAAVEVLAGDGARGLTFRAVDQRAGVPAGTASNYFAGRAEILTGAGERVYQRLLDQALLTETLDGPRDRARVTELTHALVDRVSAFPTGFLALLELRLEAARSPELREVLTARVRADLRFNAEHHAASGLPGDGTTVALLWLALNWLVLERLTLPDLLTDDQRRDLVTALVDRLLAGQPERAVDPFGESGR